A region from the Kineothrix sp. IPX-CK genome encodes:
- a CDS encoding LacI family DNA-binding transcriptional regulator, whose protein sequence is MVSMKDISVACGVSVATVSKALNNHSDIGEETKEHIRKAAKEMGYFPNSAAKALKTNRTYNLGVLFVDDDQSGLKHDYFAYVLDSFKRTAEQRGYDMTFINCCKTRTNKMSYLEHAMYRGFDGVAIACIDFYDPEVVELVRSDIPVVTIDHLFNNRIAIISDNVKGMKDLLTFVYSKGHRRIAYIHGMDSAVTQSRLSSFYKTAEELGLEVPDEYIKEAAYRDTKGSFTQTQELLDLPNPPTCILYPDDFASFGGINAITERGLSIPQDISIAGYDGIRIGRHLEPQLTTLRQDTEQVGAKAAESLVNLIEHPKTTLIQQVVVEGEVFEGRSVGIII, encoded by the coding sequence ATGGTGTCAATGAAAGATATTTCGGTAGCATGTGGGGTATCGGTAGCGACGGTAAGCAAGGCGCTGAATAACCATAGCGATATCGGAGAAGAGACGAAAGAGCATATTAGAAAGGCCGCCAAGGAAATGGGATACTTCCCCAACTCGGCAGCAAAGGCTTTGAAGACAAACCGTACATATAATTTGGGAGTGCTTTTTGTAGATGATGATCAAAGCGGTTTGAAGCATGACTACTTCGCATACGTTTTAGACAGCTTTAAGAGGACGGCGGAGCAGAGAGGGTATGATATGACCTTCATTAACTGCTGTAAGACCAGAACGAACAAGATGTCTTATCTGGAGCATGCGATGTATCGGGGCTTTGACGGAGTGGCAATAGCTTGTATCGATTTCTATGATCCGGAGGTCGTGGAGTTAGTCAGAAGCGATATTCCGGTAGTGACCATTGACCACTTGTTCAATAATAGAATTGCAATCATTTCAGACAACGTGAAGGGAATGAAGGATTTACTTACTTTCGTATACAGTAAAGGGCATAGGCGTATTGCTTACATCCACGGTATGGACTCGGCGGTAACGCAAAGCCGGTTGTCTTCCTTTTATAAGACGGCGGAGGAGCTTGGACTGGAAGTTCCGGATGAATACATAAAAGAGGCCGCATACAGGGATACGAAGGGTTCTTTCACACAGACGCAGGAGCTTCTGGATTTACCCAATCCTCCGACCTGCATCTTATATCCTGATGATTTTGCCAGCTTCGGAGGAATCAATGCTATTACGGAGAGAGGACTTAGCATTCCTCAGGACATTTCCATAGCGGGATACGATGGAATAAGGATTGGAAGGCATTTGGAGCCGCAGCTTACAACTTTGCGTCAGGACACTGAACAGGTAGGAGCAAAGGCGGCAGAAAGTCTGGTCAACCTGATAGAGCATCCGAAGACGACGCTGATTCAGCAGGTCGTGGTGGAAGGAGAAGTTTTTGAAGGAAGATCGGTAGGAATAATAATTTAG
- a CDS encoding ABC transporter substrate-binding protein: protein MKKRVLSALLSVTMVASLLAGCGGSTTTTTTEAPAEDAAPAAEEAAPADDAAPADDAAASTDKFYIYSWNTELGERLEYVYEAYPEIKDRVEYVNVGDSAIYQEKIDQLLQTPDAADYPDLIAFEAGYIMKYTNSDYTIPVTDCGLTDADLAEMYPYTITIATDQRDNSLKGVSWQSCPGSFIYRTDLAESLLGVKTPEEMQAKIGTWEDFLDTAREVKEKSGDATRMLSSNGDVVNAFMSNKTQPWVDKEGVFHMDDAMLQYLDVVKTLEQEDLTQKTTQWSEEWNAGPSGDSVFGYFGCTWFLHWTIKANCGGEKVGEGTYGLWNMTQGPAPYYWGGTWLGATAGCSDTALAGQIMKALCTDTEIMTKMSEETLDYVNNKAAMKTLSDAGKGAYDFLGGQDFIAVFSPLAEDVDVSWMSAYDQKVNELLDTQVTEFSLGNKDKDAAVADFKAAVAEAYPAVTVE, encoded by the coding sequence ATGAAAAAAAGAGTACTCAGTGCTTTGCTTTCTGTAACCATGGTAGCTAGTCTACTTGCAGGCTGCGGCGGAAGCACAACAACAACTACAACGGAAGCGCCTGCTGAAGACGCGGCACCGGCAGCAGAAGAAGCTGCACCTGCAGATGACGCGGCGCCGGCAGATGATGCGGCAGCATCTACGGATAAGTTCTATATCTATTCATGGAATACGGAACTTGGGGAAAGATTGGAATATGTTTATGAAGCATATCCGGAAATCAAAGACAGAGTTGAATATGTAAACGTTGGTGACTCCGCGATATATCAGGAGAAAATTGACCAGCTGTTACAGACACCCGATGCAGCGGACTATCCGGATCTCATCGCTTTCGAAGCAGGCTACATCATGAAGTACACGAACAGCGATTACACTATTCCGGTAACGGACTGCGGTCTTACGGATGCTGATTTAGCTGAAATGTATCCTTACACAATTACTATCGCAACGGACCAGAGAGATAACTCTTTAAAGGGTGTTTCATGGCAGAGCTGCCCCGGTTCCTTTATCTACAGAACTGACCTTGCAGAATCATTGCTCGGAGTAAAGACTCCCGAAGAAATGCAGGCCAAGATCGGTACCTGGGAAGACTTCCTCGATACAGCCAGAGAAGTTAAGGAAAAATCCGGCGATGCAACGAGAATGCTTTCCTCTAACGGCGACGTAGTTAATGCATTCATGTCCAATAAGACTCAGCCTTGGGTTGACAAAGAAGGCGTTTTCCATATGGACGATGCAATGCTTCAGTATCTTGATGTTGTTAAGACATTAGAGCAGGAAGACTTAACACAGAAGACTACACAGTGGTCTGAAGAGTGGAATGCAGGACCTTCCGGTGATTCCGTATTCGGTTATTTCGGATGTACATGGTTCTTGCACTGGACAATCAAAGCTAACTGCGGCGGAGAAAAAGTTGGCGAAGGTACTTACGGACTTTGGAACATGACTCAGGGACCGGCTCCTTATTACTGGGGCGGAACATGGCTTGGCGCAACGGCAGGCTGCTCCGATACAGCTTTAGCGGGACAGATCATGAAAGCTCTTTGTACTGATACTGAAATTATGACGAAAATGTCCGAAGAAACCCTTGATTATGTAAATAACAAGGCGGCTATGAAGACGTTATCCGATGCAGGCAAAGGCGCATATGACTTCCTCGGCGGTCAGGACTTCATCGCTGTATTCTCTCCTCTTGCTGAAGACGTAGACGTATCCTGGATGAGCGCATATGACCAGAAGGTTAATGAGCTTCTCGATACACAGGTTACGGAATTCTCCTTAGGCAACAAAGATAAGGATGCGGCAGTTGCAGATTTCAAAGCGGCAGTTGCAGAAGCTTACCCGGCTGTAACAGTAGAATAA
- a CDS encoding sugar ABC transporter permease gives MAKPAKQKRKTVEYSRYGYYFIAPFFIVFAIFQLWPLIYTIGLAFCENYTDTMFNVEVGPVFNGIENFKTVFIGKDGTLFNTYTFQSLWNTIIMWLLNFIPQILLALILAVWFTDTRVKMKAQGAYKIMTFMPNIITAATISVLFYSLFNYPNGPVNQFLLESGLLSQPYRFFQQKWATRGIISFINFWMWYGNTMVVLTAGVLGISPSLFEAARVDGASSFQIFKKITLPLLRPILLFTLVNSAIGGLQMYDIPKLLTTSGYGDPDYTTRTITMYMRELAFTGAKQMGKASATSVVLFVVTLFFSLILFYIMRDKDAIRERKQNKAIQKEIARKGAK, from the coding sequence ATGGCAAAACCTGCAAAACAAAAGCGCAAGACAGTGGAATACAGCAGATACGGTTATTACTTTATTGCTCCGTTTTTTATTGTATTTGCAATATTTCAGTTATGGCCACTGATTTATACGATTGGTTTGGCTTTTTGTGAAAACTACACCGATACGATGTTCAACGTAGAAGTAGGTCCGGTGTTCAACGGAATTGAAAACTTTAAAACGGTATTCATCGGCAAAGACGGTACTCTGTTCAATACATATACGTTTCAGTCTTTATGGAATACCATTATAATGTGGCTTTTGAACTTCATTCCGCAGATACTTCTGGCGCTTATACTGGCGGTATGGTTTACGGATACGCGTGTGAAGATGAAAGCGCAAGGCGCATATAAGATTATGACCTTTATGCCTAATATCATTACGGCTGCTACGATTTCCGTATTATTCTACAGCTTGTTTAACTATCCTAACGGACCGGTCAACCAGTTCCTTCTGGAATCCGGCCTCCTATCTCAGCCATATAGATTCTTTCAGCAGAAATGGGCAACGAGAGGGATTATATCCTTTATCAATTTCTGGATGTGGTATGGAAATACGATGGTCGTTTTGACTGCCGGCGTGCTCGGTATCAGCCCTTCCCTTTTTGAAGCGGCGAGAGTGGACGGAGCATCGAGTTTCCAGATATTCAAAAAGATTACGTTACCGTTGCTTCGTCCGATTTTGTTGTTCACGCTTGTGAACTCCGCAATCGGCGGCTTGCAGATGTACGATATTCCTAAGCTTCTTACTACCAGCGGATACGGAGATCCTGATTATACGACGAGAACGATTACTATGTACATGCGAGAACTGGCCTTTACCGGTGCAAAGCAAATGGGTAAGGCATCAGCGACCTCTGTTGTACTGTTTGTTGTAACCTTGTTCTTCAGCTTGATCCTCTTCTATATTATGCGGGATAAGGATGCGATAAGGGAGCGAAAGCAAAACAAAGCAATACAGAAAGAGATAGCAAGAAAGGGGGCGAAGTAA
- a CDS encoding carbohydrate ABC transporter permease produces MATNTSQATTKVKDSAHARIIGASIFRNAVCIFLCFLSLIPFWIMLVNATRSSTDIQMAFSLIPSTHIFENFQKLLYQANQNVPLYRYMVNSFIIAGFSTVLSVYFSTATAYGVTVYRFKGSQFAWAFIMAIMMIPTQVSSIGFFRFMYNLGLSNNYIPLIIPAIAAPATVFFMRQYMLSALPLEIIDAARIDGSAEFKTFNTIAVPLMKPAVATQAIFVFIASWNNFYTPSMLLSSQKLYTLPMFVQLMRGERFRSDYGIIYVGLVITILPIFIVYFALSKYIIAGVALGGVKE; encoded by the coding sequence ATGGCGACAAATACTTCTCAGGCAACCACCAAAGTGAAGGATAGCGCTCATGCGAGAATCATAGGAGCTTCCATATTCAGAAATGCTGTTTGTATTTTTCTTTGCTTCTTAAGCCTGATTCCCTTCTGGATCATGTTGGTAAATGCGACAAGATCCAGTACGGATATTCAGATGGCATTTTCACTCATTCCTTCGACACATATTTTTGAGAACTTCCAGAAGCTGCTGTATCAGGCCAATCAAAATGTGCCTTTATACAGATATATGGTAAACAGTTTTATTATCGCAGGATTTAGTACTGTTCTGTCGGTATATTTCTCTACGGCAACGGCATATGGCGTAACCGTTTATAGATTTAAAGGAAGCCAGTTCGCATGGGCATTCATCATGGCGATCATGATGATTCCTACGCAGGTATCCTCTATCGGTTTCTTCCGTTTCATGTACAATCTGGGACTGAGCAACAATTACATACCGCTTATTATCCCGGCAATCGCGGCTCCTGCGACGGTATTCTTTATGAGACAGTACATGTTGAGTGCGTTGCCTCTGGAAATTATCGATGCGGCAAGAATCGACGGCTCTGCAGAATTCAAGACCTTCAATACGATTGCCGTACCTCTTATGAAGCCGGCGGTTGCGACCCAGGCGATTTTCGTATTCATAGCATCGTGGAATAACTTCTATACGCCATCCATGCTGTTGTCATCCCAGAAATTATATACTCTGCCGATGTTCGTGCAGTTGATGAGAGGGGAACGTTTCCGTTCTGATTACGGTATTATTTATGTAGGACTGGTAATTACAATTTTACCTATATTTATCGTATACTTCGCTTTGTCCAAGTATATTATCGCAGGTGTTGCATTGGGCGGTGTGAAGGAGTAA
- a CDS encoding DUF1700 domain-containing protein, giving the protein MTRNEFIDTLQRALAGNLNSSSVNENIRYYQDYIDVQIRLGQSEEEVIASLGDPRLLAKTITEAGKLEGCSGYQEYDEVYEEGYEEKERSGFGGKSYHMPGWLLGLIVAVILIFVIGIVGSVLSVLLPIIIPLLCVVLLVRFLRSR; this is encoded by the coding sequence ATGACGAGAAACGAATTTATTGATACTTTGCAGAGAGCATTAGCCGGCAACCTGAACAGCAGCTCTGTAAATGAGAATATAAGATATTATCAGGATTATATCGATGTGCAGATCCGTTTAGGGCAGAGCGAAGAGGAGGTTATAGCGAGCCTGGGAGATCCAAGGCTTCTGGCCAAGACCATTACAGAGGCCGGTAAGCTGGAAGGGTGCAGCGGATATCAGGAATACGATGAGGTCTATGAAGAGGGCTATGAGGAGAAGGAGCGAAGCGGGTTTGGCGGAAAGTCGTATCATATGCCGGGCTGGCTGTTAGGGCTTATTGTAGCAGTTATATTGATATTTGTAATAGGAATAGTGGGCTCCGTTTTATCCGTACTTCTTCCTATTATAATACCGCTTTTATGTGTGGTGTTGCTCGTCCGTTTTTTGCGAAGCAGGTAA
- a CDS encoding class I SAM-dependent RNA methyltransferase, which translates to MKRYELIAPCHFGLEAVLKKEIIDLGYDISGVEDGRVTFYGDEEAVCRANVFLRTAERILIKIGSFRAETYEELFQGTKNLPWEEFVPRDGKFWVAKAGSVKSKLFSPSDIQSIMKKAMVERLKEVYRESWFEENGESFPVRVFLLKDEVTVGLDTTGDSLHKRGYRKLTAKAPIAENLAAALIMLTPWRADRILVDPFCGSGTIPIEAAMMAANMAPGMRRGFTAKNWHHIVGAQIWRDTLEEAEEMVDLRVETDIQGYDADEDIVAAARENARLAGVESLIHFQKREVSELSHAKKYGFIITNPPYGERLEDKENLRPLYEMIGERFRMLDAWSLYMITSYENAQQDIGRKADKNRKIYNGMMKTYYYQFLGPKPAKKPRPEGEKRQE; encoded by the coding sequence ATGAAAAGATATGAATTGATTGCGCCATGCCATTTCGGGCTTGAGGCGGTTTTAAAGAAGGAAATTATCGATTTGGGTTACGATATAAGCGGGGTAGAGGACGGAAGAGTCACTTTTTACGGCGATGAAGAGGCGGTGTGCCGCGCCAATGTTTTTTTGCGTACGGCAGAGAGAATCCTCATTAAAATAGGAAGCTTTCGGGCGGAGACATATGAAGAGCTTTTTCAGGGGACGAAGAACCTGCCTTGGGAGGAATTCGTTCCAAGAGACGGAAAGTTCTGGGTAGCGAAGGCCGGAAGCGTAAAGAGTAAGCTGTTCAGTCCCTCGGATATTCAGTCGATAATGAAGAAGGCCATGGTAGAGCGATTAAAAGAGGTATATCGCGAAAGCTGGTTTGAGGAAAACGGAGAGTCATTTCCGGTAAGGGTCTTCTTATTAAAAGATGAGGTGACGGTAGGATTGGACACTACCGGTGATTCTTTACATAAAAGAGGATATCGGAAGCTGACGGCGAAAGCGCCCATTGCAGAGAATCTGGCGGCGGCACTCATTATGCTGACGCCGTGGAGAGCGGATCGAATATTGGTAGACCCGTTCTGCGGCAGCGGTACCATTCCGATAGAGGCGGCGATGATGGCAGCAAATATGGCACCGGGTATGCGCCGGGGATTCACGGCAAAGAATTGGCACCATATAGTAGGCGCACAGATTTGGAGGGATACGCTTGAGGAAGCAGAGGAGATGGTCGATCTCCGGGTAGAAACGGATATACAGGGGTACGACGCGGATGAGGACATCGTTGCAGCCGCCAGGGAAAATGCGCGCCTTGCAGGAGTGGAAAGCTTGATCCATTTTCAGAAACGTGAAGTAAGCGAGTTAAGCCATGCGAAAAAATATGGCTTCATTATAACTAATCCCCCTTACGGAGAGCGTCTGGAGGACAAAGAGAACCTTAGGCCGCTATATGAGATGATTGGTGAGCGCTTCCGCATGCTGGACGCGTGGTCTTTGTATATGATAACTTCCTATGAGAATGCACAGCAGGATATAGGGCGGAAAGCGGATAAGAACAGAAAAATATACAACGGTATGATGAAAACGTATTATTACCAGTTCCTCGGGCCGAAACCGGCAAAAAAGCCGAGGCCGGAGGGGGAAAAACGGCAGGAGTAA
- a CDS encoding N-acetylmuramoyl-L-alanine amidase, with protein MRQQLMKKTVIYSVIFAVAAMAFIVYTASHKVIMIADVAQDEVQVKAGGGGTASEEKSLLTFGANEENADYLCIPFQEGIKAETVKIENRYMDHELWISFENDCSDFYKNNQITGNKDNISKGYYEQEEKKTILKFSLTGVFEYRSILEENNLYIEFLPPKEMYEKIVVIDPAGGGEEYGARKGLISEKEVTLEIAKKLKEKLDATDIKVYYTRMEDVYPDEASRAAIANDTQADMLVRIQVGANADPSLFGTRAIYNESYFIPGFGSIELADLLEREVVTSIRGKAIGLVAANESEYVLQEAMVPAAGISVGYITNEKEEALLKSETYLEKIADGLYNAILKAYE; from the coding sequence ATGCGGCAGCAATTGATGAAAAAAACAGTGATATACAGTGTGATATTTGCGGTTGCCGCAATGGCTTTCATCGTATATACTGCTTCCCACAAGGTGATTATGATTGCAGATGTGGCGCAGGACGAGGTACAGGTAAAAGCAGGTGGCGGAGGAACGGCATCTGAGGAAAAGAGTCTTCTCACCTTCGGAGCGAATGAGGAGAATGCGGATTATCTATGTATTCCTTTTCAGGAAGGGATAAAAGCTGAGACCGTAAAAATAGAAAATCGCTATATGGATCATGAGTTATGGATAAGCTTTGAAAATGACTGCAGCGATTTTTATAAGAACAATCAGATTACGGGAAATAAGGATAATATAAGTAAGGGTTATTACGAGCAGGAAGAAAAGAAAACGATATTAAAATTTTCGTTGACAGGAGTATTTGAATATCGTAGTATTTTGGAAGAAAATAATTTGTACATAGAATTTCTTCCTCCGAAGGAAATGTATGAAAAGATAGTAGTCATCGACCCCGCAGGCGGAGGAGAAGAATACGGAGCCAGAAAAGGACTGATTTCGGAGAAGGAAGTAACTTTAGAGATTGCAAAGAAGCTGAAGGAAAAGCTGGATGCCACGGATATTAAGGTATATTACACCAGAATGGAGGATGTGTATCCCGATGAGGCGAGCCGTGCGGCAATCGCTAACGATACGCAAGCGGACATGCTGGTACGTATTCAGGTGGGTGCGAACGCGGATCCTTCGCTTTTTGGCACTCGCGCGATATATAATGAAAGCTATTTCATACCGGGATTCGGAAGCATAGAGCTTGCTGATTTGCTGGAGCGGGAAGTGGTTACCTCGATTCGGGGCAAGGCGATTGGACTGGTCGCTGCGAATGAATCGGAATATGTGCTTCAGGAGGCTATGGTACCGGCAGCGGGCATAAGCGTAGGTTATATAACGAATGAAAAGGAAGAAGCTCTTCTGAAAAGCGAAACCTATCTGGAGAAAATTGCGGATGGATTATATAACGCTATTTTGAAGGCATATGAATGA
- a CDS encoding XTP/dITP diphosphatase, giving the protein MGREIVFATGNAGKMKEIREILADTGWEVLSMKEVGIDIPIEENGATFEENAIIKAKAVSEVCGEIVLADDSGLEIDYLNKEPGIYSARYMGENTSYRIKNANLIERLSGVGDEERTARFICAIAAFFPDGDIITTYGEVEGRIGYEEKGENGFGYDPIFYLPELGKTTAELSDDEKNNISHRGKALRKMKEELKKKLKKKL; this is encoded by the coding sequence ATGGGAAGGGAAATTGTTTTCGCTACGGGAAATGCAGGGAAGATGAAGGAAATCAGAGAGATTCTGGCCGATACGGGCTGGGAAGTGCTCTCCATGAAGGAAGTGGGAATCGATATACCCATTGAAGAGAACGGGGCGACCTTCGAAGAGAATGCGATCATAAAGGCGAAAGCGGTATCCGAGGTCTGCGGAGAAATTGTTCTTGCGGATGATTCAGGTCTGGAAATCGATTATTTGAATAAAGAACCGGGCATTTATTCAGCGAGATATATGGGAGAGAATACGTCCTATCGGATTAAGAACGCTAATTTGATAGAAAGGCTTTCGGGGGTAGGGGACGAAGAAAGAACGGCGCGCTTTATATGTGCCATAGCGGCTTTTTTTCCTGACGGAGATATAATTACTACATATGGAGAGGTCGAAGGCAGGATCGGATATGAAGAAAAAGGAGAAAACGGGTTCGGATACGATCCGATATTTTATCTGCCTGAACTTGGAAAAACTACGGCTGAGCTTAGTGACGATGAGAAAAACAACATTAGCCACAGGGGGAAAGCATTGCGTAAAATGAAGGAAGAGCTAAAGAAAAAGCTAAAGAAAAAGCTTTGA
- a CDS encoding metallophosphoesterase translates to MRVLIVSDTHRQNNNYLKVLERERPIDMVVHCGDAEGSEYLICESAGCPVEIVTGNNDFFSDLPREKEFTIGSYKVWLTHGHNYYVTMGNESLKEEAVARGADIVIYGHTHRPLVDIEDKVIAVNPGSLAYPRQEGKRPSYVMMELDNEGKAHFDICYL, encoded by the coding sequence ATGCGTGTACTGATAGTAAGTGATACACATCGCCAGAACAATAATTACCTGAAGGTTCTTGAAAGAGAAAGGCCCATTGATATGGTGGTTCATTGCGGAGACGCCGAGGGAAGTGAATATTTGATCTGCGAAAGTGCAGGCTGTCCGGTGGAGATCGTCACCGGAAATAATGATTTTTTCTCCGATCTCCCCCGGGAAAAGGAATTTACCATCGGCAGTTACAAAGTATGGCTGACCCATGGACACAACTATTATGTTACGATGGGAAACGAATCCCTCAAAGAAGAAGCGGTTGCACGGGGGGCTGACATAGTCATCTACGGGCATACGCATAGGCCCCTTGTCGATATCGAGGACAAGGTCATCGCAGTCAATCCGGGAAGTCTGGCTTATCCAAGGCAAGAAGGAAAGAGGCCGTCTTATGTGATGATGGAGCTGGATAATGAGGGAAAAGCACATTTCGATATTTGTTATTTATAG